The Astyanax mexicanus isolate ESR-SI-001 chromosome 12, AstMex3_surface, whole genome shotgun sequence genome window below encodes:
- the LOC125806085 gene encoding protein PRRC2C-like → MEVEREMEKKLESELESEMEKKLESELESEMERKLESELEREMEKLESELKREMERKLESELESEMEKKLESELERELES, encoded by the coding sequence ATGGAGGTGGAGCGTGAGATGGAGAAGAAGTTGGAGAGTGAGCTAGAGAGTGAGATGGAGAAGAAGTTAGAGAGTGAGCTAGAGAGTGAGATGGAGAGGAAGTTGGAGAGTGAGCTAGAGCGTGAGATGGAGAAGTTGGAGAGTGAGCTAAAGCGTGAGATGGAGAGGAAGTTGGAGAGTGAGCTAGAGAGTGAGATGGAGAAGAAGTTGGAGAGTGAGCTAGAGCGTGAGCTAGAGAGTTAG
- the LOC125806134 gene encoding protein PRRC2C-like, with the protein MEKLESELELESELEHEIEKWASELEREMEKKWESELEHEMEKRLESDLERRELEREMEKLESELEHEMEKLESELELKSELEREMERKLESELEREMEKLESELELESKLEHETEKLESELEREMEKKWESELEHEIEKLESKLEREMKKKLESELERKLES; encoded by the coding sequence ATGGAGAAGTTGGAGAGTGAGCTAGAGCTAGAGAGTGAGCTAGAGCATGAGATTGAGAAGTGGGCGAGTGAGCTAGAGCGTGAGATGGAGAAGAAGTGGGAGAGTGAGCTAGAGCATGAGATGGAGAAAAGGCTGGAGAGTGACCTAGAGCGTAGAGAGCTAGAGCGTGAGATGGAGAAGTTGGAGAGTGAGCTAGAGCATGAGATGGAGAAGTTGGAGAGTGAGCTAGAGCTAAAGAGTGAGCTAGAGCGTGAGATGGAGAGGAAGTTGGAGAGTGAGCTAGAGCGTGAGATGGAGAAGTTGGAGAGTGAGCTAGAGCTAGAGAGTAAGCTAGAGCATGAGACTGAGAAGTTGGAGAGTGAGCTAGAGCGTGAGATGGAGAAGAAGTGGGAGAGTGAGCTAGAGCATGAGATTGAGAAGTTGGAGAGTAAGCTAGAGCGTGAGATGAAGAAAAAGCTGGAGAGTGAGCTAGAGCGTAAGCTAGAGAGCTAG